AATAATCTTATCCATCAACTCCACCGCAGTAGCAGGATGCTTCATCGCAGTTTGTGCAGCTACCATGCTCTCATGAATGGTTCTAAAATGCGCTGCAACCACTATTTCTACAGGATCTGGTAATGGATCCAAACTGATTTTGATTTCAGTAGTGAAAGCCAAAGTCCCCTCAGAACCACAAAGCAAATTGCAGAAATTGAATTTTTCCTTTCCTTCGAAAAGCTCAGATTTCAGTAATTCATCGACAGCATAACCGGTATTTCTTCTATGGATTGACTTTTTGGGAAATTGCGCGTGAATCTCTTGTCTGGCCTGTTCATCACTTAATTCCTCCAGTACTTTTCTATAAATATCCCCTTCCAATGATTGCAGTTTTGTCTTCTCCTCAAACTCATCTTTGGTAAGTGCCTCGAACTTCACCGGATTCCCATCACTCAAAATCGTATCCAATGAAATGACTTTATCTCGTGTCACTCCGTAAACAATCGATGTGGTTCCAGAAGAATTATTCCCGACCATCCCGCCAATCATGGCACGATTCGCCGTAGAGGTAATCGGACTGAAGAAGAGCCCGTGCGGTTTCAAATAGCTGTTGAGCTCATTACGAACCACACCTGGCTGCACCCGCACCCAACGCTCTTCTACATTCAATTCCAGAATTTGGGTGAAATGCTTGGACACATCCACCACAATTCCGTTGCCCACGCACTGGCCGGAAAGGGAAGTTCCGGCAGTTCTTGGGATCAGAGAAGTACCGTTTTCGGAAGCAAAAAGTATTAGCTTCTGGATATCGGACTCTGTTTTTGGGAAAGCTACTGCCAAAGGCATCTCCCTGTAAACGGAAGCATCTGTGGCATAAAGGGTCTTTGTCAAAGAATCAACTTGCAAGGTTCCCTCCAGTTGGGCGGAAAGCTCCTGAAGCAAAGGCAATAGGTTAGGTAGGTCTGAACTCATGTTCAAAAATAACCCGATGAGATGGATTTAAGGAAAAGTTGGGAAAAAGAATTTGGAAATGGACAAGGCTCAATGTGCAAGATTCAATTATCAAAGCTTTTCCCACGGGTAAATTGAATTTGCTCATTGAAAATTGATTATTGATCATTTCCCTCTTTTCTTTACAGCAAATACCAAATCACCCACATGTTTTTCTACCTCTCCCAGTTCCTGAGTTTTCTGGCAATGCCTCTGACCATTATCAGTTTGCTAATTGTTATAGGAGCGATTTATGTGAAAAAGAAGTGGGGGAAAAAAAGTCTCTGGGCAGGAATAATTCTATTGTGGTTTTTCTCCAATCAGTTTATTGCCAATCAAGCCATGCTAGCTTGGGAACCCGATTTCAAGGAATTTTCCGAAATCAAAAACCATGAAATCGGCATTGTCCTTACAGGCGTGACAAACCTGAGCAAAACCGCATATGACCGCACTTTCTTCAATAAAGGTGCTGATCGGATCACACATGCCTTGCAGCTTTATCGCATGGGCAAAATCAAAAAAATCCTCATCACCGGTGGACAAGGCTTAAATCCTGTCAATCCACAATCAGAAGCTGAGCTATTACAGCGTTTTCTTTTGATGGCCGGTCTCCCCGCAGAGGACATCATGATCGAAGATCAATCGAAAAACACTGCGCAAAACGCAGCATTTACTAAGGAATTTTTTGCTAAAAAGGGAATCGATACTAATCAAGAATTTCTATTAATCACCTCAGCTTTTCACATGTATCGAGCGAAAGGCTGCTTCGACAAAGTCGGCTTGAAAACACAAACTTTCCCCACAGACTACTACAGTCACGACACCACCTATGACCTGCCTTCCTTGCTCTATCCCAACCCGACATCTATAGAAAACTGGCACAAACTTTTTAAAGAGTGGATCGGGATTATAGTGTATAAGTTGGTCGGATATAGTTGATTCATACAATCACTCACTCTTTCCAAAAGTTTTTAAAGGGAGCAAAACCCTTGAGACTATTGAATAATATTACGTACTTTGTGTTACGTTATTTACGTAACGCAAAGTACGTAAAATAAAAGCAAATAGTCATGAAAGAACCATTCAATCCCTTCGTAATCAATACTTATCAAGGAAAAGACTATTTCTGTGATCGGGAAAATGATCTGAAAACGCTCATTTCTCATATAGAAAATGACAGAAATGTAGTGCTTTATGCATGGAGAAGACTTGGGAAATCAGCCCTAATCCATCGTTTATTTGAGGAATTAGAAACTTCCAAAGGTTGCGAAACCATCTATATCGATCTGCTTGCAACTCAAAATATAGCTGAAGCCATACAATCCATCGCCTCAGCTATCTATGAAAAATATGGCAGGACCACTGCTGGAATAAGCGCAAGCATACAAAAGCTCTTGGCATCTATAGGAGCTACGATAAGTTTCAATGCTTTATCAGGATTGCCGGAAATAAGCATTGGCATCAATAGATCCGAGCAGCCAGGCCAATCACTAAAAGCACTAGGAGATTTTCTGCTTTCCCGCAAAAAGAGATTAGTCATCGCCATCGATGAGTTCCAGCAGATCGCTGATTACGAAGGGGCAAATGCCGAAGCTATTTTCCGCACCTGGGTACAGCAGATTCCTGAAGTCAGGTTTATATTCAGCGGCAGTCATCGCACGCTGATGGAAGCGATGTTTACAGAGAAGAAGCGCCCATTCTACCAAAGTTCGCAGTTGGAATCCCTTCAGCCCATCGCTTTGAAAGCGTATACAAAATTTATAACTGAGCACTTTCAAGCCTCAAAAAAAACTATCGAAGCTGATTCAATCGAGAAGATTTATACATGGAGCCGTGGGCAGACCTATACCGTGCAATTAGCCTGCAATCATCTTTTTGCTAACTACAAAAAAGTAAGTCTTTCAGATGTGGATGTGGTTTTTGATCAGGTTCTGACCCAGCAACAGGCCGTTTTTGCCAATTTCCAAAAGATGCTCACACGCGCTCAATGGAATGTTTTTCGGGCGATCGCAAAAGAGGAACCGCTACAAAACCCGCTAAGCAAAGACTTTATCCAAAAGCATAACCTGGGCGCAGCAAGTACAGTAAGCACGGCTTTAAAAGCCCTGGAAAGACTGGAACTGGTGGTAAAAGACGAGGGAAACTACCTAGTTCATGAAGTGCAACTGGCAAGATGGATGGCAAGACTATAACCTTCTTTTAAGCCAAAAGCGTAGCTGCAATGCTGTCCCTTAAATCTGGATCAACTTTCACTTCCTCAGCAAATTCCTTCCAGCGACGTACTGCTGATTTTACCTGTTCGATCTTTTCCTCAGGTTTTTTGATATTCATTTTTCTCGCCACCTCCAAAAAGTCAGAATCTACAATCTCTTCTCTTTTCCCATTCACCAGCAGTGACTGTGCGCTCACCCATATACTTCCGGGTCTATAAGCATAGCATATATCATAAGCCGGAGATAGCCTCCACTTACCATCACGCTCCATCAAAAAGGCAAAATTCTTCGTGTGATCATCACAGTTTCTGGCCAGTACATTAAACACCATTCTAATAAACATCTGCTCTGCTTCAGGATAAGATAGTCGCAACATCCGCATGGTCTCAAACACCTGTTCGTAACTGTAATAACCGACCTGATTGAAATCAAAATGCCGTAAACCACAAAGACTCTGCATATGGATTTTCTGTCCATCATCGGTGCTGTCAAATCGCTTGGTCATAAAGTGAGCACGCCCATTTTCTTCCAACAATCTACATTCGCTCATTTCCACTCCTGCCTCTAAAGCCATGAGGTAATAGGCCATTTCCACTCTTCCATAGCCTACAGTGGCACCAAATTGGGAATCGTGAACACCATCAAACTTGATAATCCAATACGAGAATCCTTTCGGGGCTTTTACTTGCCCGCTTTTTACTGCACCTGTCGATGGATTATAAGCGATGACAGCTTTTGCTCTAGCTCCACCTGCCGAGGTACCTATTTTTAGGATATCTGATAAAGCAGATTGCTCATCTGCACTGAGACTGGACTGAAAATCCGCTCTTGAATTGAGGATTTTTCCGGCGATATTCACCAAGCTATCTATTTCCAGCGAGCTTGCTTTGATCGCTTCATCGCGAAATGAAGGCCTGATTTCCAGAGCTCCCACCCCCCGTTTTCCGATAAAGCAAAGCTGTTCTACGGGATTCAAACTATCCGTTGCCCTGCCATTTTGGGTGAGCCAGGCATTGATGAGCTGATTACCATATTTATCGGGGAGCATATCCGCCAGCAATCCCGGCAACCCCTTGAATGTATCAAAAGCATCACCTCTTGATCTTCTCAATTCAGGAAAATTGTAAACTCGATTACCTGAAACTAAAGGCATTTTGACGGGAGAAATGTCCAAGCCAGAACTGAGAAAATCCTGATTGAATTCAAAGCTCCCCAGCTGCTGAGCTTCATCCCAAAGCACAGCACCCGCCAACTGATCCCAGATCCATATTTCAGCAGCCACTACCATTCTAAAGGTGGATTATCAGCAGCCATGTCTGAATTACGCACCCGCTGACGATCATATTTCTTTTGAAGCTTGATGTATTCCATGGGACTAATCGTCTTCTTCACCTCAAAAGCCTCCAACCACTGCAGGCGATCCAACACGCGTAGCACCTGGATCAAAGTGATCAGATTGACTTTTTCTCCTCTTTCCAAAAGACTCAGCGTGGACCTGCTGATCCCCGCTTCTTTGGAAAGCTGCTCTTGGGACTTTTGCTGCTGTACACGCTCCGCCTTGACAAAATCACCAATCTGACGTATAATCTGCAAATCACTTAATGTACTATAATCCATGCATTAAATATCATACATTAATATCGGTTTTACAAGTTAATGAATGATTTTTCATACATTTCAATGTATCTTAAATATGAATGATTAATCATTCATTATGGTAATTTAAGGATTATAATGAATGACTTACCATACAAAAAAATAATTAATCCTAAAGATCCATCATCTTTTACTTATTCACCTTCAAAAACTCCTCCCTACTCCATTTCCAAACCCAGTTCCAGCCTTTTTGCTCTAGCAAAATAGGATGATAAGCTATAGCAGCCTTGGCTGTAGCAGCATTAAAAAATCGCTGATCATCCGTCAAAATCGCCTCTTGAATCTCGCTAGACTCTTTGAAAATCAAATCCATCACAACCGATGGAATTTCTCCTGAATAAGAAGCCTCAGACTTCAGCAGTTTATTCTTTAAACTCCAATCAATCACATAGCCTTCAACTTTGCCAACAGGAACGGAAATAGAAGGGTCATTACTTTGATCTTTGACAAAAGCCAAGAATTCTCTCAGCAAAACTAAGCCTGGGTTCTTAAGTTGACTAGGACGGAAATCTGCTGGTTCAATGCTTGAAATCACATGCATAAACTTTCGCGCTCTGCTGATCGCCACATTCAGTCTATTTTCTGCCCCAGACTTACCCAAAAGCCCAAAATTAGTAATCAACTTCCCTTCGGGATTTGGCGCATAGCCAAGGGATAATATCACCTGATCAAACTCATCACCCTGCACATTTTCGATATTACGCACTTTGATAGCTGCATCCTGAAAACCAGCTTTCCAAAGTTTTTCACGGATCAACTCCATCTGGAAATAATTCCCCGTCACGATTCCTATACTGTCTGATGGACTGGAATTCAAAATAGAACCAACTTTCAACAAGACTTCATCGGCCTCCATTTTATTCACCTGATTGGACCAGATCCCTTCCACTTTCTGCCAAGTGAAAGCAGGTTTTCCAGCTAATGAAGTCGCATAATCCGGTAGCGTTTCCAATTGATTGTCGTAAAAATGAGCATTTGAAAAATGGATCAGAGCCGGATTTGCTGAGCGATAATGACCTTTCAACTGATGTTTTTCAAAGAAATTCCCAGCCAATTCCAACAGCGACTCCGCTTCATATTCCAAGCCTTCCTCGTCAGACTCCCATTTCACCTGATAGAAATCCGAAGGTCTCAACTGCTTGGAATCTCCTGCAACCACCACCTGTTTCCCACGCAGCATCGCAGGCAATCCCCGCTCCACCTGGCATTGCGACGCTTCATCAAAAATCACCAAATCAAAATCCTGACCCAGCGGAAACAAAGCTGAAACCGTCTCTGGACTAGCCAGCCAGCAAGGCAACAAACGAAAAACTTCCTCCCCCATTTCCTCCACCAATTTCCTAATCGGCCAGCGCTGACGCTTTTTACTCACCTGATGAAGCAAATCACGATACGTCACGCGATTGCCAAGACGATTAAACTCCAAGTCGCTCACCACTTGTTCTCGAAGCCTAAGCAAAGCCATATGCCTGGAAATCTTCCGTTTTTCCAGAATTGCGGTTTTCAACTCATCCATTTCATGCCGCATTTTCAGACTACCGGATTCTGCCAAAACCGGATTATGAGCTTCCAAATGAGCTATCCAGGCCAAATACCATGAATTCCAATATGCCGAAACCTGATCATCCAAAGTCAAATTGGAAAAGTCAACTTCCAGTTTTTTGAAAATGGAAATGGAAATTGGATTCATTGAATCTAAAAACCGATCAAAGGCAACCAATTCCGAAAATGTCTGACTAATCTGCAAATCGAGCTTATCTACAACCAAGCCATTTTTGAGAATTTCCAAAATCTGCGCATCACTCAAATATGCTTTCCACTTGTTCTTTTGGGATGAAAATGATTTGGAAAGCTCAGTAATATCGCTGAGCTGATGTCTGAAATCACTCACATTCCAATCAGCGAGGGCATGAATATCTTCAAGCTTTTTCCACCGGAAAACCCAATCCAAAACCGGATTAAGACTATCGAGTTGCCTAGTAATAGCTTCCTCCGAAAGCTCTGAAATATCCAATCTCTCTTTCTGGGTAAATCCCGCAAATTCCCCATTCAATACTTGTAAAACCTCCACTTCATTCTGAATTCTAGAAATCGAGTCTGCATCAAACTTCAAGTTAGATTTACTCAGGATTCCGAAAGTCAGCGGAAACTTACTTTTACTCAGATTTGCCTGAATTTTCCCTAGCCAAGAACTAGCTTTTAATTTCAACAAATCTAGTTCTGCTTCCAGATTTGATAGATTTTCTGGATTCGCGTCAATTCCCAATTGCAGATGCTGAAGCTTTTCAAGCGACACCAACAGCCATTTCTGCACCTTGGAAATGCTAGAAAAAAGTTTTGAATCAAAAAGGGAAGAAACAGCTAAATCCGACCTTTCCAGATGATCCAAGGACGATTTCAAGCCCTCCAACCTATCCGAAAAATCCCCCTCCTCTAAAATCAACTGGGCTAAAGCAGGCAGTTTATCAGTTGTTGAATTTGACCTGAAATCAGCTACATCCTTTATACTTTGAGTAATTCTAGGGAAAACTGCTGGCTCAAAATGGGCAAAAGAAACACGGCTTTCCCAAAATGTACCCATAAACTGAGACCGGTAGGAATGGTAGATTTTATACCATTTCTCAACATCCTGGGCAAGCTCATACTTCAGCTTTACTAACTCCGAATGCTCGAAAAATGGCTTTTGGAGATCAGCATTCAAATACATCGCTTTTATTGGAATACCAGCCATTTCGGTATCAAAAAGAGCAGTTCTAAACGTCTCAAACTTTTCCGAAAGTCTGGAAATCGTCTTAGAATACTGCGAAATCTCTCGCTCTAATTGGATGGAATCAATTCCTCTATTTTGCTCCTGATAGGTCTCTATGCCTTCTATTTGAGCTTTTAGCTTTTGAAACAGGATTTTTTGATCCGCTCGGAAATCATGAACCAAACCCAAGAAATCACCAAAACCTGCTTTGCTCAATCGCTCAAAAACCACATCAAGAGCAGCACGCTTTTGTGAAACCACCAAGACTTTTTTACCTCTAGAACAAAAATCCGAAACCAGATTCGCAATCAATTGGGACTTGCCGGTTCCCGGAGGACCTTCCACGACAAGACTCCTTCCTTGCCGCACTTTCACCAATACATTTTCCTGAGAAGCATCCAATGGGAAAACCGGAAAAAGCTGCTCTTCTCTAGGAATAGGTTGACTTTCATCACTTGCAAAATGCTGTGTAAACAACTCCTCCAGGCTCAGCTCACCAAATTCTTTTTCGAGATTTTCGTAATCAGTAAACAGAAAACTGCCTTTCTGATCAAATAACCCTAAGAGCGCATAACTCCTCAGAGCTAACTTACCATCTTGAAAATAAGTGGAATCAACGCTCAGTTGCGAAATTGGAAACTGAGCTAATTGATCTTCGAAAAGTGAAGAGCTTAGCTGAATCGAGAAATTATCGTTGAGGGTTTTAGAAAGGCCAGTTCGGAATTCAATCGGATCCGGGGTTAATTCTTGCAGCGTTTGATTCAAAAGACCCGCATCCAATGTTTTTCCATAGGCATGACTATAAGCCAACAAAAACGTAGGGTTCCACTGCCACTCATCTGTTTTGGATAGAAACCACTGCCCCTTTTCAAGGCTCAATTTCACTCCCAAAAGCAGTAAAGGCGCACGCAAAACCTGTCCATTGATCAGCTTTCCCTCCACAAATGGCCAACCGAGAAACAGTGATTGCTCTCCTGTCTCTTCTTGGGTCAATTGATCACGAAATGAAAGCCTGGAAAATGCTTTGGACAGCGTATTTACGCCCGCAATCCGTGGATCTGATTCAGCTAAGATTGAAATTGGCTTTTTGGAAGCAATGGCTTTTTTGATGAGCTCAAAGCTATTTTCCCCATTCAAAAAATCTAACTCTTTCAGATCTACAACTCCGAAACCCTCCGCCTTTGGCAAATAAAGCGACCTATTCTTGGAAGATAGATCGACGAGGCGATTTCGGTAAGTCTGAAAGATTGACTCAAGCATTTAATGGAAAGGTGAGTCTTTTTCCTTTGCCATCTGATTATAGACAATAGTATCCATCAGGCCTGGAAACCACTTATTCACAAAGACAGCCATTTTACCCTGAGTGGTCAAAATCAAATCTCGCTTATGCTTCAAGGTAGCATTGAGGATTTCTTTGGCGACCTCCTCAGAGGTCATCATTTTCGACTCGTCACGGGGTGATTGACCCTGGGTGCTGCCATTTGCGGTCAGCGCTGAGTTTCGGATGTTTGAAGCTGTAAAACCTGGGCTAGCGACCAGTACATGAACACCTTGGTTCATCACTTCAGTCCGCAGTGCATCGAAAAATCCATTTATTGCAAACTTACTCGCTGTATAAGCTGTCCGGGCCGGAGTACCGCGGAATCCATTGATGGAAGAAATACCAATTATGGTCCCTTTGGTTTTGAGGATCTCTGGCAGAGCGTGCTTGGTTGCATATACTGTTCCCCAAAAATTAGTA
This genomic window from Algoriphagus sp. TR-M9 contains:
- a CDS encoding AAA domain-containing protein; protein product: MLESIFQTYRNRLVDLSSKNRSLYLPKAEGFGVVDLKELDFLNGENSFELIKKAIASKKPISILAESDPRIAGVNTLSKAFSRLSFRDQLTQEETGEQSLFLGWPFVEGKLINGQVLRAPLLLLGVKLSLEKGQWFLSKTDEWQWNPTFLLAYSHAYGKTLDAGLLNQTLQELTPDPIEFRTGLSKTLNDNFSIQLSSSLFEDQLAQFPISQLSVDSTYFQDGKLALRSYALLGLFDQKGSFLFTDYENLEKEFGELSLEELFTQHFASDESQPIPREEQLFPVFPLDASQENVLVKVRQGRSLVVEGPPGTGKSQLIANLVSDFCSRGKKVLVVSQKRAALDVVFERLSKAGFGDFLGLVHDFRADQKILFQKLKAQIEGIETYQEQNRGIDSIQLEREISQYSKTISRLSEKFETFRTALFDTEMAGIPIKAMYLNADLQKPFFEHSELVKLKYELAQDVEKWYKIYHSYRSQFMGTFWESRVSFAHFEPAVFPRITQSIKDVADFRSNSTTDKLPALAQLILEEGDFSDRLEGLKSSLDHLERSDLAVSSLFDSKLFSSISKVQKWLLVSLEKLQHLQLGIDANPENLSNLEAELDLLKLKASSWLGKIQANLSKSKFPLTFGILSKSNLKFDADSISRIQNEVEVLQVLNGEFAGFTQKERLDISELSEEAITRQLDSLNPVLDWVFRWKKLEDIHALADWNVSDFRHQLSDITELSKSFSSQKNKWKAYLSDAQILEILKNGLVVDKLDLQISQTFSELVAFDRFLDSMNPISISIFKKLEVDFSNLTLDDQVSAYWNSWYLAWIAHLEAHNPVLAESGSLKMRHEMDELKTAILEKRKISRHMALLRLREQVVSDLEFNRLGNRVTYRDLLHQVSKKRQRWPIRKLVEEMGEEVFRLLPCWLASPETVSALFPLGQDFDLVIFDEASQCQVERGLPAMLRGKQVVVAGDSKQLRPSDFYQVKWESDEEGLEYEAESLLELAGNFFEKHQLKGHYRSANPALIHFSNAHFYDNQLETLPDYATSLAGKPAFTWQKVEGIWSNQVNKMEADEVLLKVGSILNSSPSDSIGIVTGNYFQMELIREKLWKAGFQDAAIKVRNIENVQGDEFDQVILSLGYAPNPEGKLITNFGLLGKSGAENRLNVAISRARKFMHVISSIEPADFRPSQLKNPGLVLLREFLAFVKDQSNDPSISVPVGKVEGYVIDWSLKNKLLKSEASYSGEIPSVVMDLIFKESSEIQEAILTDDQRFFNAATAKAAIAYHPILLEQKGWNWVWKWSREEFLKVNK
- a CDS encoding SDR family oxidoreductase, producing the protein MKQETLKDKVVIITGATSGIGEACAKVFGKTGAIVVITGRNPEKLKFTSEQLLKQGVKVTPIHADASSEADTKRMVELTLEKHGRIDILINNAGITMRALFQDLDLEVFKKVMDTNFWGTVYATKHALPEILKTKGTIIGISSINGFRGTPARTAYTASKFAINGFFDALRTEVMNQGVHVLVASPGFTASNIRNSALTANGSTQGQSPRDESKMMTSEEVAKEILNATLKHKRDLILTTQGKMAVFVNKWFPGLMDTIVYNQMAKEKDSPFH
- a CDS encoding AAA family ATPase; this encodes MKEPFNPFVINTYQGKDYFCDRENDLKTLISHIENDRNVVLYAWRRLGKSALIHRLFEELETSKGCETIYIDLLATQNIAEAIQSIASAIYEKYGRTTAGISASIQKLLASIGATISFNALSGLPEISIGINRSEQPGQSLKALGDFLLSRKKRLVIAIDEFQQIADYEGANAEAIFRTWVQQIPEVRFIFSGSHRTLMEAMFTEKKRPFYQSSQLESLQPIALKAYTKFITEHFQASKKTIEADSIEKIYTWSRGQTYTVQLACNHLFANYKKVSLSDVDVVFDQVLTQQQAVFANFQKMLTRAQWNVFRAIAKEEPLQNPLSKDFIQKHNLGAASTVSTALKALERLELVVKDEGNYLVHEVQLARWMARL
- a CDS encoding YdcF family protein → MFFYLSQFLSFLAMPLTIISLLIVIGAIYVKKKWGKKSLWAGIILLWFFSNQFIANQAMLAWEPDFKEFSEIKNHEIGIVLTGVTNLSKTAYDRTFFNKGADRITHALQLYRMGKIKKILITGGQGLNPVNPQSEAELLQRFLLMAGLPAEDIMIEDQSKNTAQNAAFTKEFFAKKGIDTNQEFLLITSAFHMYRAKGCFDKVGLKTQTFPTDYYSHDTTYDLPSLLYPNPTSIENWHKLFKEWIGIIVYKLVGYS
- a CDS encoding type II toxin-antitoxin system HipA family toxin — translated: MVVAAEIWIWDQLAGAVLWDEAQQLGSFEFNQDFLSSGLDISPVKMPLVSGNRVYNFPELRRSRGDAFDTFKGLPGLLADMLPDKYGNQLINAWLTQNGRATDSLNPVEQLCFIGKRGVGALEIRPSFRDEAIKASSLEIDSLVNIAGKILNSRADFQSSLSADEQSALSDILKIGTSAGGARAKAVIAYNPSTGAVKSGQVKAPKGFSYWIIKFDGVHDSQFGATVGYGRVEMAYYLMALEAGVEMSECRLLEENGRAHFMTKRFDSTDDGQKIHMQSLCGLRHFDFNQVGYYSYEQVFETMRMLRLSYPEAEQMFIRMVFNVLARNCDDHTKNFAFLMERDGKWRLSPAYDICYAYRPGSIWVSAQSLLVNGKREEIVDSDFLEVARKMNIKKPEEKIEQVKSAVRRWKEFAEEVKVDPDLRDSIAATLLA
- a CDS encoding helix-turn-helix domain-containing protein → MDYSTLSDLQIIRQIGDFVKAERVQQQKSQEQLSKEAGISRSTLSLLERGEKVNLITLIQVLRVLDRLQWLEAFEVKKTISPMEYIKLQKKYDRQRVRNSDMAADNPPLEW